CAGCGGTGTACGTGTGGCGGCGCTCGACGCGGCCCGGAGACTATTTCCCGCTCGAGGAGGCGCGGCGCTCCCCGTAGCCGGCGCCCGTCACCCATCCCGGTGCGCGGGTCCTGATGCGTCATCTTCCGCCTCCACGGCCGCCCGCACCCGCTGCTCCTCGCGAGCAGAGCCGACGTCCCGTTCCAGGGGTGTGCGGGTCACCGCCGTCGCGAGGTCCTCCAAGGCCCGCTTCTGCAGTTCCGCCCCACGCCGCACCACCGGGCTCCGGTCCCCGTCGGCAGCACCCTCCCACGCGTGGAGCGCCTCCTCCACACGCCCCCAGTCCGGATTCCTGTGCTCGCGCAAGTCGACTGCCGCCTGCGCGGTGTCCGCCTCCAAGGCCTCGGCGAACCGCTCCGCCTCGGGGACGAAACGACTGTCGACCCGGGGGACGTCGCTCTCCATGAGCATCGCCACCCGGCCGAACCCCTTGAGCGCCTCCTGCGCCTCCTCCGCCTCGCGCGACGTCAGGCCCCTGGGGCGGACCGGTTCCTGCCTTGCCCGGTCGTAGGCCTCCTGCCAGGCGGCACGTGCCTCCCTGCTCGCCAGCAGCGCCCTTCGCATGTCGGCGCGGTGCTCCCGGGTCGGATCGGCGTAGCTGCGGAGCACCGCGGCCGCGTAGCGGCCGTTGGCGGCGAGCCAGTCCGCAAGCCGACCCGGCAACCGGGGCGTCTCCCATGCGGGGAACACCACGTACGCCAGCATGGCCAGGGCCCCGCCGAGCAGGGTGAGCACCACCCGCTCCGGGACCGTCTGCTCCCACGCCTGGCCGCCCATACCAAGCAGGAAGACGACGTACGCGGCAGTGAAGCACTGGGAGTAGGCGTAGCCGGTACGGCTCAGCGTGTACGACAGGCCCGCCGAGACAACCGCCAGCGCGCCGAACACATGGGCGTCCGGGCCCAGGGCCCGGACCATCCCGGTGGCGAGTGCGACCCCCGCCAGGGTCCCGGCGAGACGGGCCACCGCACGCGCGTACGTCCGGTGGAAGTCCGGCCGCATCACCATCACCGACGCGATGGGCGCCCAGTAGCCGTGGCCCAGGGGTAGCTGGGCGGCGATCAGATAGCCGAGCGTGGCCACCGCCGCCAGGCGGACGGCGTGCCGGAACACGGGCGAGTCCCCACGGAGCTCACGGCGGACCGCCCGGACGACGACCGGGACCAGCCGGAACATGGTCGGGCGCACCAGGAACTGGGCGCCCGCTGGGCCGGGCTGCGTGGGCCTCTTCCCGCCGCCGCTCCCGGCGATCTCCAACGCCTCGCCGAGCAGTTCAACGAGCCGCTCGGCGGCCTGCCGCGCGGGCCCCTCCAGCACCTCGTGCTCCTCATCGACGCGCAGGACGTCCGCGCTCCTGGGCGGCACCTCGGCGGGAATGCCGCGGCGGATCGAACGGGCGGCGACGTCCAGGACGTCGGCTGCCGCGTCGAGCAACTCCCGCGCGCGGTCCCGCCCGGGACCCTCCGCCGGGGCGCCGACGTCCGGGTCGGCGAGCACGGCGACGACCGGCCGAATGCGTTCGGCGAGGCCCCGGGGGCCGTGGAGGACGGGGGGACGGGTTCGGGCCTGTGATGGCGTCACGGCGGCCGCGTCCCGGGCCGCCATCAACGGCTCCGGGTCGAACGAGGCGGTCGGGTCGTGCCGCAGCCGACGGGCGTAGTCCGCCACGGCGGCCAGGGCGTCGGCGAGCGCGTCACGATGCGCCCCCCAACGCCGGATCGGGAACAGCAAGATCAGCACGGCCTGCACCACGCCTCCGAGCGCGATGACCCCGGCGTGCTCCAGGGCTCGCCCGACGCTCGTGGGCAGGGTGACGGTCACAAGCATGCTGCCGACCGTCGTCGCTGCGACGATCCCAGCGGTCGATCCGACGGCCCACGCCATCCCCGCGGCAAAGGCCCATACGGCCAGCAGGGGGAGGAACGTCGCGAGTCGCCCCGCCGCCAGGTAGCCCACGAAAGTGCTGAGCGCCAGACCTGCGCCCGCGCTGAGCGCGATCACCTTGCGTGGACGCCAGGTGCGCTGGAAGGTGGCCCCACCCGCGGAGTAGGCACCGAGGGCGGCGGACGCGGCGTACGCAGGAGAGATCAGCCACAGCGCCGGCCCAATGACGATCGCCACCCCAGCGGCCGTGCGCAGCGCGAGCAGGGGCTCCAGCCGCGTCTCCTCGATCCTCAGCCCGGATCGCACGACCTCCCCGAAGGCCCGCAGCCACCTCACGGGTGTGAGCCTAGCCGGAACGCCCTGCCGGGTCGCGCCACCACGCAACGCGCTTCGGTGTCCGGCCCGGGAGTAACGGCTCGATCCGCGCCCAATTCGCGCCCGTCTACAACGTATAGGCGTGATGGGAGCGCTGATCCCGGAGTCCGGCAATGCCCTGCCACCCGGGAGGATCCAGAACACCTGCGAGGCACAGCGCTACGTCCTGGCCGGCATCCGCGGGCGGTTGCGGATGCCAGGCGAGACGGTCCGCGTCAGCCGTCCCTGGCTGCTGTCCACCGGCCTCTCCAGAGCGCTCGCTAGCGTGTTCGCCACCGCGGCGTTCGGCATCGTCAGCACCGACAAAGAATGCTTTGAAGTCATCGTCGAGCGCAGAGGTGTGAAGAAGGCGCTGGTTGTCCGCTTCGGCGGCATCCCGCTCAAACGGCAGCGCACAGCGGTAATGGCCGACCGAGAGCCGTTAAAGCCCAACCACATCAGCACCACCGAGTCGGTGAAGCGGCTCCTCGCGGACTGCTGCGAGATATGCGGATCAACGAGCCGGATTGAGGTCCATCTCATCCGGTAACTCGTCGATCTCAAGCAACAGGGCCGAGCCGAGCGCCCCGTGTGGGTGAAGTTGATGGCAATGAGCGACGTAAGACCCTGGTCGTCTGCTGGCCTTGCCACGAGGACATCCACGCGGGACGAGCGACCTCATCCACGCGGAAAAGATCACTGGAGAGCGGTGTGCTGGGAAACTAGCCCGCGCCGTTCGGGAAGGCAGGGCGATCGGCATCGTCGTCACGCTGGCCGTCCTGCGCGCGCAGGACGGCCGGGACGTCGGGAATCTCCCAGCACACCGACATCAGGATGCGCCACGTCGCCGAACTCATCGTGTAGTGGGCCCAGGCGGGACACCTCGCGAGCGATATCCGCCACAAGCTGGAACGCAGCATGGCGACGCGCGCGACCCTGCGCCCCGAACCCGGCTGACCAGTGCTCAGCCCCTCGCGCCGTCGTCAGGAGCGCGCTAGCCGGGCCGCGAGATAGGGCGCGGTGGCGCTGCGGCGGGCCCTCGCCACCTTGGCCGGCCGGCCCGCCGCGACCACCCGCCCGCCCGCGTCGCCGCCGCCCGGCCCGAGGTCGATGACCCAGTCGGCGGTGGCGATCGTGTCCAGGTCGTGCTCGACGAGGACGACCGTGTTGCCGGCGTCGACGAGCCGGTGCAGCT
The DNA window shown above is from Streptomyces sp. NBC_01445 and carries:
- a CDS encoding FUSC family protein; translation: MRWLRAFGEVVRSGLRIEETRLEPLLALRTAAGVAIVIGPALWLISPAYAASAALGAYSAGGATFQRTWRPRKVIALSAGAGLALSTFVGYLAAGRLATFLPLLAVWAFAAGMAWAVGSTAGIVAATTVGSMLVTVTLPTSVGRALEHAGVIALGGVVQAVLILLFPIRRWGAHRDALADALAAVADYARRLRHDPTASFDPEPLMAARDAAAVTPSQARTRPPVLHGPRGLAERIRPVVAVLADPDVGAPAEGPGRDRARELLDAAADVLDVAARSIRRGIPAEVPPRSADVLRVDEEHEVLEGPARQAAERLVELLGEALEIAGSGGGKRPTQPGPAGAQFLVRPTMFRLVPVVVRAVRRELRGDSPVFRHAVRLAAVATLGYLIAAQLPLGHGYWAPIASVMVMRPDFHRTYARAVARLAGTLAGVALATGMVRALGPDAHVFGALAVVSAGLSYTLSRTGYAYSQCFTAAYVVFLLGMGGQAWEQTVPERVVLTLLGGALAMLAYVVFPAWETPRLPGRLADWLAANGRYAAAVLRSYADPTREHRADMRRALLASREARAAWQEAYDRARQEPVRPRGLTSREAEEAQEALKGFGRVAMLMESDVPRVDSRFVPEAERFAEALEADTAQAAVDLREHRNPDWGRVEEALHAWEGAADGDRSPVVRRGAELQKRALEDLATAVTRTPLERDVGSAREEQRVRAAVEAEDDASGPAHRDG